A stretch of Imperialibacter roseus DNA encodes these proteins:
- a CDS encoding nuclear transport factor 2 family protein yields the protein MALTNKEVIESFYSAFARHDPEAMAALYHDEVEFSDPVFETLKGEQARNMWRMLIERGKETLSIKFSNVQATETNGTANWTADYLFSSTGNMVHNVVSASFEFKDGKIIRHADYFSFWKWSRQALGTAGLLLGWTPFLKKKISEQAKKGLEKYSKSKV from the coding sequence ATGGCCCTCACCAATAAAGAAGTGATCGAAAGCTTTTACAGTGCATTCGCCCGGCACGATCCAGAGGCCATGGCAGCTCTTTATCATGACGAAGTAGAATTCTCTGATCCAGTCTTCGAAACATTGAAAGGTGAACAAGCCAGAAACATGTGGCGGATGCTGATTGAAAGAGGTAAGGAGACCCTTTCGATTAAATTTTCTAACGTTCAAGCCACCGAAACAAATGGAACTGCCAACTGGACAGCCGACTACCTTTTTAGCAGCACCGGCAACATGGTTCACAATGTGGTTTCAGCCAGCTTTGAGTTCAAAGATGGGAAAATAATCAGGCACGCCGATTATTTCAGCTTTTGGAAATGGAGCAGGCAAGCACTGGGCACTGCCGGACTTTTGTTGGGGTGGACTCCTTTTCTCAAGAAAAAGATAAGCGAGCAAGCCAAAAAGGGGCTGGAGAAATACTCAAAAAGCAAAGTGTAG
- a CDS encoding mandelate racemase/muconate lactonizing enzyme family protein has translation MINQEKTPSDKYLEKLGIKDEPVATPEANNSDEGGDNRRDFMKKVGLGGLALGGFMFSSIEDTMAHSTSKVNRYAAPSDLKITDMRYAVVMNGHARCPVIRIDTNQGISGYGEVRDGASWRYAMFLKSRIKGMNPCSVEQIFKRIKQFGFHGRQGGGVCAVEMALWDLAGKAYNVPAYQLLGGKYRDKVRLYADTPQGRNEDEFTAMVAKRVDEQGFTFMKMDFGIELLRDIPDTVANSNFWDTGRQWTNEPMTYGSTEHQFTQVQITDKGLDILMQRIERVRNKIGYSIPLASDHYGHFDHNNAIRLGRAVEKYRLAWLEDLIPWKFTEQWKMISDAIETPTTTGEDIYLKEEFIKLIDARAIDIVHPDLATSGGLLETKKIGDYAEEKGVAMAMHFAGTPISFMANVHCAAATQNFMALEHHSVDLDYWQNLVKMTGKGIMIEKGFAPVPDAPGLGVELNEEVVKQHLDPENNKYFAPTPEWDVERSWDRLWS, from the coding sequence ATGATTAATCAAGAAAAAACACCCTCCGATAAGTACTTAGAAAAGCTTGGGATAAAAGATGAGCCTGTTGCTACGCCCGAAGCAAACAACAGTGACGAAGGTGGCGACAATCGTCGTGACTTTATGAAAAAGGTGGGCCTCGGCGGCCTGGCTTTGGGAGGCTTTATGTTTAGCAGCATAGAGGATACCATGGCGCATTCTACTTCAAAAGTAAACCGCTATGCAGCTCCCTCTGATCTCAAAATCACTGACATGCGGTACGCTGTTGTAATGAATGGTCATGCCCGCTGCCCCGTGATTAGAATTGATACCAATCAGGGGATTTCGGGCTATGGAGAGGTAAGAGACGGTGCATCGTGGCGTTACGCCATGTTTCTCAAGAGCCGCATCAAGGGCATGAATCCATGCAGCGTGGAGCAGATCTTCAAACGTATCAAGCAGTTCGGTTTCCATGGTCGCCAGGGTGGGGGAGTTTGTGCGGTAGAAATGGCTTTGTGGGATTTGGCGGGCAAAGCTTACAATGTTCCGGCTTATCAGCTTTTAGGCGGTAAATACAGAGACAAGGTTCGTTTGTATGCCGATACACCTCAGGGAAGAAACGAAGACGAATTCACAGCCATGGTGGCTAAAAGAGTTGATGAGCAAGGCTTCACCTTCATGAAAATGGACTTTGGTATTGAACTCCTGAGAGATATTCCCGACACAGTGGCAAACAGTAACTTTTGGGACACTGGTCGGCAGTGGACCAACGAGCCAATGACCTACGGATCGACAGAACATCAGTTTACTCAGGTGCAGATTACCGACAAGGGGCTTGATATTCTGATGCAGCGGATAGAAAGAGTGAGAAACAAAATAGGTTATTCTATTCCGCTTGCGTCCGATCACTATGGCCACTTCGATCACAACAACGCCATAAGGTTAGGTAGAGCTGTGGAAAAGTACAGACTAGCGTGGCTGGAAGATCTTATTCCGTGGAAGTTTACAGAACAATGGAAGATGATATCCGACGCCATTGAAACCCCGACAACAACAGGCGAAGATATTTACCTGAAGGAAGAATTCATCAAGCTGATTGACGCAAGGGCAATTGATATTGTGCATCCTGACCTCGCTACTTCAGGTGGTTTGCTGGAGACCAAGAAGATTGGTGATTATGCAGAAGAAAAGGGTGTGGCGATGGCGATGCACTTTGCCGGAACACCGATATCATTCATGGCCAATGTTCACTGTGCGGCGGCTACCCAGAATTTCATGGCCCTTGAGCACCATTCGGTAGACCTGGACTACTGGCAGAACCTGGTGAAGATGACTGGGAAAGGGATCATGATCGAAAAGGGCTTTGCGCCGGTTCCTGATGCGCCCGGCCTGGGTGTTGAGCTCAACGAAGAAGTAGTGAAGCAGCACCTGGATCCTGAGAACAACAAGTATTTCGCACCTACGCCGGAGTGGGACGTAGAGAGATCATGGGACAGACTTTGGAGCTAA
- a CDS encoding transposase: MGNSIFETPRNSKMDLDEVYFWTDTIKDWKTLLKNDGFNEIIINQLKWLVDKELICVNAFVLMPNHLHLIWEMLKFNGKEMPNASFNKWTSSQFLKLTRSKYPKLIGDFQETAEDRKHRFWQRDPLAVAITSRQMFEQKMDYIHLNPLQEKWSLASTPEDYKWSSAKFYEEGIDEFGILTHYSERF, from the coding sequence ATGGGTAATTCTATTTTTGAGACCCCGAGAAATTCAAAAATGGATTTAGATGAAGTCTACTTTTGGACGGATACCATCAAAGATTGGAAGACCTTATTAAAAAATGATGGCTTCAATGAGATTATAATTAACCAGTTAAAGTGGTTGGTTGATAAGGAGCTAATTTGCGTTAATGCATTTGTTTTAATGCCGAACCACCTCCACCTGATATGGGAAATGCTCAAGTTCAATGGAAAGGAAATGCCAAATGCTTCTTTTAACAAGTGGACTAGCAGCCAATTCCTCAAACTTACTCGATCAAAATACCCAAAACTCATAGGTGATTTCCAGGAGACGGCCGAAGACAGAAAGCATAGGTTTTGGCAAAGGGATCCACTTGCAGTTGCTATTACCTCCAGGCAAATGTTCGAACAGAAAATGGATTATATTCATCTCAACCCGCTTCAGGAAAAATGGAGTCTCGCATCAACTCCCGAAGATTACAAATGGTCTTCAGCAAAGTTCTATGAAGAAGGCATAGATGAATTCGGTATATTAACCCACTACTCCGAAAGGTTTTAG
- a CDS encoding Gfo/Idh/MocA family protein, which translates to MFNTLKEVRWGIIGVGDVCEVKSGPAFQKVENSSLVAVMRRNGEKAADFSKRHGVPKWYDDADKLINDPDINAIYIATPPGSHADYTFKAAKAGKPVYVEKPMARSSAECQSMVDACQAAGVPLFIAYYRRMLPNFLKVKSLIESGVIGDVRYVNIKLNKPLEPDIVGAAHDPENWRIFPEVAGGGYFYDLGCHQLDILDFLLGPVKHAHGYAANQGGIYPAEDIVTGSFVFESGVLGQGTWCFATSDASDEEVTTIIGSKGEISFPYFSDHSVTLKVEGKPAERMTFDIPRHIQQPLIQTIVDELTGKGKCPSTGVSATRTNWVMEQLCKRIDQ; encoded by the coding sequence ATGTTTAACACCCTCAAAGAAGTACGCTGGGGCATTATTGGCGTAGGCGATGTATGCGAAGTAAAAAGTGGTCCGGCATTCCAGAAAGTAGAAAACTCAAGCCTCGTGGCCGTCATGCGGCGCAACGGCGAAAAGGCAGCTGACTTCTCCAAAAGACACGGCGTCCCAAAATGGTATGACGATGCTGACAAACTTATTAACGACCCTGATATCAACGCCATCTATATCGCCACTCCTCCCGGCTCACATGCCGACTACACTTTCAAAGCTGCCAAGGCAGGCAAGCCAGTGTACGTGGAAAAACCTATGGCTAGAAGTTCGGCAGAATGTCAGTCCATGGTGGATGCCTGCCAAGCAGCAGGAGTACCTTTGTTCATTGCCTACTACCGCAGAATGCTGCCCAATTTTTTGAAGGTAAAATCATTGATTGAATCTGGGGTAATTGGCGACGTGAGGTATGTAAATATTAAGCTCAATAAGCCACTGGAGCCGGACATAGTGGGTGCAGCCCATGACCCTGAAAACTGGCGCATTTTTCCTGAAGTGGCTGGCGGTGGTTATTTCTACGACCTCGGCTGCCATCAACTAGATATTCTGGACTTTCTGCTAGGCCCTGTGAAACACGCCCATGGTTATGCGGCCAACCAGGGTGGTATTTACCCGGCAGAAGATATTGTGACTGGCTCATTCGTTTTTGAAAGTGGTGTGCTCGGGCAGGGAACCTGGTGCTTTGCTACCTCAGATGCCTCAGATGAAGAGGTAACTACCATCATTGGCAGCAAGGGTGAGATTTCTTTCCCCTATTTCAGCGACCACTCCGTGACATTGAAAGTGGAAGGAAAGCCCGCCGAAAGGATGACGTTTGATATCCCCAGACACATTCAGCAGCCACTCATACAAACCATCGTAGACGAACTCACTGGCAAAGGCAAATGTCCAAGCACAGGCGTTTCAGCCACCCGAACAAATTGGGTAATGGAGCAGCTTTGCAAAAGAATTGATCAGTAG
- a CDS encoding HepT-like ribonuclease domain-containing protein: MTEREKKFLSDIFKSILLIEQFTIDVASFAAYEKDTRTRAAVERHLGIIGEAVNKFLKESGNNEINHAHQIISMRNRIIYAYDDIDDSIIWSIVTRHLPLLKKEIDSKLGGD; this comes from the coding sequence ATGACCGAGAGAGAGAAAAAGTTCTTATCTGATATTTTTAAATCGATCCTTCTTATCGAACAGTTCACGATAGATGTCGCCTCCTTTGCTGCCTATGAAAAAGATACAAGAACAAGGGCGGCGGTCGAACGTCATCTTGGAATTATTGGCGAAGCGGTCAATAAATTTTTAAAGGAATCAGGCAACAACGAAATAAATCATGCTCATCAAATTATAAGTATGAGAAACAGGATTATATATGCTTATGATGATATCGATGATTCCATCATTTGGTCGATAGTCACAAGACACCTGCCGCTACTAAAGAAAGAGATAGATAGTAAGTTGGGTGGTGATTGA
- a CDS encoding SIR2 family NAD-dependent protein deacylase: MKKIVVLTGAGISAESGLKTFRDAGGLWEGFDVMEVASIDGWRRNRELVLDFYNMRRKQALEAKPNPGHFALADLEKDFEVVIVTQNVDKLHEMAGSTNIIHLHGQLFQSRSSLDENLIYEMDGWELKLGDKCERGSQLRPNIVWFGEMVPLIEDAAREVMSADIFMVVGTSLAVYPAASLLHYTADHAPKFVIDPSLPNLPNLPHFYLYEELASTGVAKAAEKIRAEFL, encoded by the coding sequence ATGAAAAAAATCGTCGTCCTTACCGGAGCCGGCATCAGTGCAGAAAGCGGCCTCAAAACCTTCCGGGATGCTGGTGGGCTTTGGGAAGGCTTCGATGTGATGGAGGTGGCATCTATTGATGGCTGGCGCCGTAACCGTGAGCTGGTGCTCGACTTCTACAATATGCGACGGAAGCAGGCACTGGAAGCCAAACCAAACCCAGGTCATTTTGCGTTGGCCGACCTTGAAAAAGATTTTGAAGTCGTTATTGTTACGCAAAATGTAGACAAACTGCACGAAATGGCCGGCTCCACCAATATCATCCATCTGCACGGCCAGCTTTTTCAATCAAGGAGCTCGCTGGACGAAAACCTCATCTATGAAATGGACGGATGGGAGCTCAAGCTGGGCGACAAATGCGAAAGAGGTTCCCAGCTGAGGCCGAATATCGTTTGGTTTGGAGAAATGGTACCGTTGATAGAGGATGCTGCCAGAGAGGTGATGTCTGCCGATATATTCATGGTGGTAGGTACCTCGCTGGCCGTATATCCTGCCGCCAGCCTGCTGCATTACACTGCCGACCATGCACCAAAGTTCGTCATCGACCCTAGTCTGCCCAATCTGCCTAACCTTCCCCATTTCTACCTTTACGAAGAGCTGGCCAGCACTGGCGTGGCTAAAGCTGCTGAAAAAATCAGAGCAGAGTTTTTGTAG
- a CDS encoding SDR family oxidoreductase, with the protein MRILLTGATGYIGKRLLPALVNHGHEVICCVRDAKRFNPPKHLDGHIEVVEVDFLKKDTLKNIPEGIDAAYYLIHSMSGSSGKFNELESKSAHNFNKAVAGKKIEQVIYLSGIVNEETLSKHLASRKEVENILSQGNFALTTLRAGIIVGSGSASFEIIRDLVEKLPVMITPRWLNTRCQPVGITDVILFLSSVLHNKATYNDNYDIGGPDVLTYKEMLLGFAKARKLKRWIFTLPVMTPKLSSYWLFFVTSTSYRLAVTLVDSMKVEVVCSDDRLAKLLDIETISYAEALAKAFSKINQHVVPSSWKDSLVSGRMSENLSEYIEVPVYGCLKDKRDVKVKDTDKVLDRIWALGGETGWYYGNWLWKLRGFLDKLVGGVGLRRGRTNVNDINAGDSLDFWRVLYANKDEKRLLLFAEMKVPGEAWLEFIIDDGVLYQTATFRPRGLWGRLYWYSIFPIHGLVFGGMLRELNNTK; encoded by the coding sequence ATGAGAATTCTCCTGACCGGCGCCACCGGCTACATCGGCAAAAGGTTGCTTCCGGCTTTGGTCAACCACGGCCATGAGGTGATATGCTGCGTAAGAGATGCCAAACGATTCAACCCACCAAAACACCTGGATGGGCACATCGAGGTGGTGGAGGTCGATTTTCTAAAAAAAGACACCCTTAAAAACATTCCTGAAGGTATCGATGCTGCCTACTACCTCATTCATTCAATGTCGGGCTCATCAGGCAAATTCAATGAGCTCGAAAGCAAGTCCGCCCACAATTTCAACAAAGCAGTAGCAGGCAAGAAAATCGAACAGGTCATCTACCTAAGCGGAATTGTGAACGAAGAAACCCTTTCAAAACACCTGGCTTCAAGAAAAGAAGTGGAGAATATCCTGTCGCAAGGCAACTTTGCGCTCACCACCTTGCGGGCTGGCATCATCGTTGGGTCAGGAAGTGCTTCTTTTGAAATCATCAGAGACCTCGTGGAGAAGCTACCCGTGATGATCACTCCCCGTTGGCTCAACACCCGCTGCCAGCCTGTTGGCATTACTGATGTCATTCTTTTTCTGTCGAGTGTGTTACACAACAAAGCCACCTACAACGACAACTATGACATAGGAGGGCCCGACGTGCTCACCTACAAAGAAATGTTACTGGGGTTCGCCAAGGCACGAAAACTGAAAAGATGGATATTTACCCTGCCGGTCATGACACCAAAGCTGTCATCATATTGGCTATTTTTTGTCACTTCTACTTCCTATCGGCTGGCAGTGACCCTGGTCGACAGCATGAAAGTGGAAGTGGTTTGCAGCGACGACCGCCTGGCCAAGCTTCTGGACATTGAAACAATCAGCTATGCCGAGGCACTTGCAAAAGCCTTCTCAAAAATCAATCAGCATGTAGTGCCTTCAAGCTGGAAAGACAGCTTGGTAAGTGGAAGAATGAGTGAAAACCTTTCGGAATACATCGAAGTGCCAGTTTACGGATGCCTCAAAGACAAAAGGGATGTGAAGGTGAAGGACACAGACAAAGTCCTTGACCGCATCTGGGCGCTGGGCGGCGAAACTGGCTGGTACTATGGCAATTGGTTGTGGAAGCTTCGGGGCTTTCTCGACAAACTCGTGGGCGGCGTAGGGCTTAGGCGAGGCAGAACCAACGTCAACGACATCAATGCTGGCGACTCATTGGATTTTTGGCGTGTGCTGTACGCCAATAAAGATGAAAAGCGACTCTTGCTCTTTGCCGAAATGAAAGTGCCTGGCGAAGCTTGGCTGGAGTTCATCATAGACGACGGCGTGCTTTATCAGACGGCCACTTTCAGACCCAGAGGCTTATGGGGAAGGCTTTACTGGTACTCCATCTTCCCTATCCATGGGCTTGTGTTCGGTGGAATGCTGAGAGAACTCAACAATACAAAATAG
- a CDS encoding RraA family protein, producing the protein MNKYCCLIAALLLFATSLSAQQVTLTKDQIVAMTSEWKGERLADGRPKVPDDHLERLKNISIEEAWGIMRNKGYHNQFEGDWMIMDNEKPMTGRALTVQYMPARADYHEMIMAKGKAENRIGNFNSWPIDMLKPGDIYVADSYGKIVDGTLIGDNLGNSIYAKSKNGVIFYGSVRDEEGLSKIDGFNMWVKGYDPSYIQGMMLGGINVPIRIGRATVLPGDAVLAKKGGVIFIPAHLLADLLINAEFIALRDQFGHQRLREGKFTPGQIDQRWTDEIKNDFLKWLDANPDKIPMSRAELDAYMKDRTW; encoded by the coding sequence ATGAACAAGTATTGTTGTCTAATAGCTGCTTTATTACTTTTCGCCACCTCCCTTTCTGCCCAGCAGGTCACATTAACTAAAGATCAAATCGTTGCAATGACCTCCGAATGGAAGGGCGAGCGGCTGGCGGATGGTCGGCCAAAGGTGCCGGATGATCATCTGGAGCGCTTGAAAAATATTTCTATTGAAGAGGCATGGGGTATCATGCGAAACAAAGGGTACCACAACCAGTTTGAAGGCGATTGGATGATTATGGACAATGAAAAGCCTATGACTGGCCGTGCACTCACAGTGCAATACATGCCAGCCAGGGCCGATTACCATGAGATGATTATGGCAAAAGGAAAAGCTGAGAATCGGATTGGAAACTTCAATTCGTGGCCTATCGACATGCTGAAGCCAGGTGACATTTACGTGGCCGATAGCTACGGAAAAATCGTTGATGGCACACTCATTGGCGACAATCTGGGCAACTCCATTTATGCCAAATCGAAAAACGGGGTCATTTTTTACGGTTCTGTACGTGACGAAGAAGGGTTGTCAAAAATTGACGGCTTTAATATGTGGGTGAAGGGGTACGATCCTTCCTATATCCAGGGAATGATGCTCGGCGGTATCAACGTTCCGATACGAATAGGAAGGGCTACCGTGTTGCCTGGAGACGCTGTTTTGGCCAAAAAAGGTGGCGTTATCTTCATTCCGGCGCATCTTCTTGCCGATTTACTTATTAATGCTGAATTCATAGCGCTGAGAGACCAGTTTGGCCATCAGAGGCTGAGAGAGGGCAAGTTTACACCAGGGCAGATTGACCAAAGATGGACCGATGAAATTAAGAATGACTTTCTAAAATGGCTTGATGCTAATCCTGATAAAATTCCAATGTCAAGGGCAGAGCTAGACGCCTATATGAAAGACAGAACGTGGTAA
- a CDS encoding S41 family peptidase codes for MTKTIAFILVGVILFGCERAFFEDEPEDTYVSNFEVFWSEFDRNYSFFELKNIDWDSLYHVYRPLAELAANDGQFFQVLAKLSLELKDGHVNVISPYGVSTYDFANGERPVGAENVKPYLYNVKQAGSSIEYAELLRQNVGYIHIKTFGGDIEDYEKIDDILEALKKEDGLIVDVRSNGGGSTTKSQTIASRFADKERLYLKVKYKNGPGHGDFTDWDERTVSPEGPSQYNKPVVVLTDKKTFSASEEFVLAMRLFPQVTIVGDTTGGGSGNPILRELPNGWVFRLSSWIAADPDNNTYEGIGLVPDIPVTMVAQNSLDDTDYALLEALRVLDNE; via the coding sequence ATGACAAAAACGATAGCGTTTATTTTGGTGGGAGTGATCCTTTTTGGATGCGAACGTGCTTTTTTCGAAGATGAGCCGGAGGATACCTATGTGAGCAATTTTGAGGTGTTCTGGTCCGAATTTGACCGTAATTATTCCTTCTTTGAGCTAAAAAACATAGACTGGGACTCACTGTATCACGTATATCGTCCCTTGGCAGAGTTGGCAGCAAACGATGGTCAGTTTTTTCAGGTTTTGGCCAAGCTGTCGCTCGAGTTGAAAGATGGTCATGTGAATGTGATCAGTCCTTATGGGGTGTCAACTTACGATTTTGCCAATGGTGAGAGACCTGTCGGGGCAGAAAACGTGAAGCCATACCTTTACAATGTGAAGCAGGCCGGAAGCTCCATTGAATATGCTGAGCTCCTTCGGCAAAATGTAGGCTATATTCATATCAAAACCTTCGGAGGGGACATTGAAGACTACGAGAAAATAGACGATATACTTGAGGCATTAAAAAAAGAAGACGGGCTTATTGTCGACGTACGGTCTAACGGTGGTGGGAGTACCACAAAAAGTCAGACCATCGCCAGCAGATTTGCTGACAAAGAGAGACTGTATCTGAAAGTAAAATACAAGAATGGCCCGGGGCATGGCGATTTTACCGACTGGGACGAACGAACCGTGTCGCCTGAAGGGCCTTCTCAATATAATAAGCCGGTTGTTGTTTTGACTGATAAGAAGACTTTTAGCGCTTCTGAGGAGTTTGTATTGGCTATGAGGTTATTTCCTCAAGTCACGATTGTGGGGGACACTACCGGCGGAGGCTCAGGGAACCCCATTTTGAGAGAACTCCCGAATGGATGGGTATTCAGGCTGTCAAGCTGGATAGCCGCCGACCCGGACAATAATACCTACGAAGGTATCGGGTTGGTACCGGACATACCGGTGACTATGGTGGCCCAAAATTCGCTTGACGATACGGATTATGCGCTGCTGGAAGCGCTGAGGGTGCTTGACAACGAGTAA
- a CDS encoding DUF433 domain-containing protein, protein MNKLCQEYISSDSKVMYGKPVIKGTRIPVDLIIEKLRSGETSIGILLSYPSISQEAINACLYWSLKSS, encoded by the coding sequence ATGAATAAGCTTTGCCAAGAATACATCTCATCTGACTCCAAAGTCATGTATGGCAAGCCTGTCATAAAAGGCACCAGAATCCCTGTTGACCTAATTATTGAAAAATTGAGATCTGGAGAAACCTCAATAGGTATTCTTCTTTCTTATCCAAGCATTAGTCAGGAGGCCATCAACGCCTGTCTTTATTGGTCGCTGAAATCAAGCTAA
- a CDS encoding M20 family peptidase — protein sequence MKRILMIIGAAILLLVLVVLVKTLTFTSETFEVASVTPIEVPDAALERFQKAIQYKTISFGYPATPDSAEFYGFHNFLAEAFPLIDSLLEKKVIAGYSLLYKWQGTDASAKPVILMSHMDVVPVDEGTLANWEAPPFSGEIKNGFIYGRGTMDDKVGVMSILEAVEMSLTDGLQPKRTIYLAFGHDEEVGGEQGAGAIGKYLEEQGVSAEFVVDEGGYVADGMVPGVKKPVAIINVAEKGFISYELTITTPGGHSSMPPADNTIGSLAAAIVKLEANQFPYKMTPTLQEQINIVGPEMPFMQKMAFANTWLLGGKILEGLNAHTTTAPTIIKGGVKDNVIPTSATAVVNFRVMPGETTQEVLEHIIEVVADDRITIKPVSSINEPSGVADHNSPSYQLISKTVKQLMPGTIVTPGLLGGGTDTKHYRNVSENQYRFFPIRLSPDNATGFHGINEHLAVDNYREVVQFFHQLIKNMNE from the coding sequence GTGAAAAGAATACTAATGATTATTGGGGCTGCCATTTTGCTCCTTGTACTTGTTGTGCTGGTTAAAACCCTGACCTTCACCTCCGAAACATTTGAGGTGGCATCTGTCACGCCAATTGAAGTACCAGATGCTGCGTTAGAGCGCTTTCAAAAAGCTATTCAATATAAAACCATCTCTTTTGGTTATCCCGCCACTCCTGACTCAGCAGAGTTTTACGGTTTTCATAATTTCCTGGCAGAGGCCTTCCCTTTGATCGACAGTTTATTGGAAAAAAAGGTGATAGCCGGGTACAGCCTCCTCTACAAATGGCAGGGCACGGATGCCTCTGCCAAGCCTGTCATTCTCATGTCGCACATGGATGTGGTACCTGTTGACGAAGGCACACTGGCCAATTGGGAGGCACCTCCGTTTTCAGGCGAAATTAAGAATGGGTTTATCTATGGACGTGGTACCATGGATGACAAAGTTGGCGTAATGAGCATCCTGGAGGCAGTGGAAATGTCGCTGACGGATGGTCTTCAGCCCAAGCGAACCATCTATCTGGCTTTCGGGCACGACGAAGAAGTAGGTGGCGAACAAGGTGCGGGGGCCATTGGCAAGTACCTGGAAGAGCAGGGTGTCAGCGCTGAGTTCGTAGTGGACGAAGGCGGCTATGTGGCTGATGGCATGGTGCCCGGCGTAAAAAAGCCGGTTGCCATCATCAACGTCGCTGAGAAGGGATTTATCTCTTATGAACTAACTATTACAACTCCCGGAGGTCATTCTTCTATGCCTCCTGCAGATAACACCATTGGTTCCCTGGCAGCGGCCATTGTGAAGCTGGAAGCTAACCAGTTTCCCTACAAAATGACCCCTACCCTTCAGGAGCAAATCAATATTGTTGGACCGGAAATGCCCTTTATGCAAAAAATGGCCTTCGCCAACACCTGGCTGCTTGGAGGCAAAATTTTGGAAGGGCTTAACGCCCACACCACCACCGCACCAACGATCATCAAAGGCGGAGTAAAAGACAATGTGATTCCTACCAGCGCTACTGCGGTGGTCAACTTCCGGGTGATGCCTGGAGAAACAACTCAGGAAGTATTGGAGCATATCATTGAGGTAGTGGCCGACGACCGCATTACAATAAAACCAGTAAGTAGCATCAACGAGCCATCGGGAGTAGCTGACCATAATTCGCCATCCTATCAGTTGATTTCCAAAACCGTGAAGCAGCTAATGCCCGGCACTATTGTCACGCCCGGCTTGCTAGGCGGAGGCACCGACACCAAGCACTACCGAAATGTATCAGAAAACCAGTATCGCTTCTTTCCAATCCGCCTCTCTCCCGACAATGCTACAGGGTTTCATGGCATCAACGAGCACCTGGCTGTCGACAATTATAGAGAAGTGGTGCAATTCTTCCATCAGTTGATTAAGAATATGAATGAGTAA
- a CDS encoding nucleotidyltransferase family protein: MKERETEFIELCRAHNVIKIYAFGSSITDKFDPIKSDIDIVVSLDIDDPADRGEALLSLWDKFEEFFKRRVDLLTENSIRNPILKANIDRTKKLVYDREREKVLI; encoded by the coding sequence ATGAAAGAACGTGAAACAGAATTTATTGAGTTGTGCAGGGCGCATAACGTGATAAAGATTTATGCTTTCGGCTCGTCTATTACCGACAAATTTGACCCTATAAAAAGCGATATTGACATCGTCGTTTCTCTTGATATTGACGATCCTGCCGATCGAGGCGAAGCTTTGCTTTCTCTTTGGGACAAGTTTGAGGAGTTCTTTAAAAGAAGGGTAGACCTGCTGACCGAGAATTCAATTAGGAACCCCATTCTCAAAGCCAATATTGATCGGACAAAGAAGCTCGTATATGACCGAGAGAGAGAAAAAGTTCTTATCTGA
- a CDS encoding DsbA family protein: MKKDTIIYIFDPLCGWCYGFSGTIVDLFNKRKEDFDFEVVVGGMITGTRIAPFSTMHGYVSSAYKRVEEMTGAKFGEPYLNELLPSGALMNSEPPSRAVVTFRSFLPDQVVPFAHALQKKQYLEGRDFADNTVHEELAVQFGLDPKAFIEKFESEEMKYQTTQDFQWSNSAGVKGFPTVVLKNDQGYYLISNGFRPLDEVEKVIETIQGMAKEA, translated from the coding sequence ATGAAGAAAGACACAATCATTTACATATTCGATCCTTTGTGCGGCTGGTGCTATGGTTTTAGTGGCACTATTGTCGACCTGTTCAATAAAAGAAAAGAGGACTTCGACTTCGAGGTAGTGGTGGGAGGCATGATCACAGGCACCCGAATTGCGCCATTTTCTACAATGCACGGATATGTTTCCAGTGCTTACAAAAGGGTGGAAGAGATGACAGGAGCAAAGTTTGGGGAGCCTTATCTGAATGAACTGTTGCCTTCCGGAGCTTTGATGAACTCCGAGCCCCCTTCACGGGCAGTGGTTACTTTCCGCAGCTTTCTGCCTGACCAGGTGGTACCTTTTGCCCATGCACTGCAAAAGAAGCAGTACCTGGAAGGCCGTGATTTCGCAGACAATACGGTTCACGAAGAGCTGGCTGTTCAATTTGGACTAGACCCAAAAGCCTTCATCGAAAAGTTTGAATCAGAGGAAATGAAATACCAGACAACACAGGATTTCCAGTGGAGCAATAGCGCCGGCGTGAAGGGTTTTCCGACAGTAGTGTTGAAAAACGATCAGGGATATTATTTGATATCGAACGGTTTCAGACCTTTGGATGAAGTCGAGAAAGTGATTGAAACGATACAAGGCATGGCGAAAGAGGCTTAG